The Pan paniscus chromosome 1, NHGRI_mPanPan1-v2.0_pri, whole genome shotgun sequence genome has a segment encoding these proteins:
- the APOBEC4 gene encoding LOW QUALITY PROTEIN: putative C->U-editing enzyme APOBEC-4 (The sequence of the model RefSeq protein was modified relative to this genomic sequence to represent the inferred CDS: substituted 1 base at 1 genomic stop codon), which produces MEPIXEEYLANHGTIVKPYYWLSFSLDCSNCPYHIRTGEEARVSLTEFCQIFGFPYGTTFPQTKHLTFYELKTSSGSLVQKGHASSCTGNYIHPESMLFEMNGYLDSALYNNDSIRHIILYSNNSPCNEANHCCISKMYNFLITYPGITLSIYFSQLYHTEMDFPASAWNREALRSLASLWPRVVLSPISGGIWHSVLHSFISGVSGSHVFQPILTGRALADRHNAYEINAITGIKPYFTDVLLQTKRNPNTKAQEALESYRLNNAFPGQSFQMPSGQLQPNLPPDLRAPVAFVLVPLRDLPPMHMGQNPNKPRNIVRHLNMPQMSFQETEDLGRLPTGRSVEIVEITERFASSKEADEKKKKKGKK; this is translated from the coding sequence ATGGAGCCCATATAAGAGGAGTACCTAGCAAATCATGGAACAATAGTAAAACCATATTACTGGCTAAGCTTCTCTCTCGATTGCTCTAATTGTCCTTACCATATTCGAACAGGTGAAGAAGCAAGAGTTTCCCTCACAGAATTTTGTCAGATTTTTGGATTCCCTTATGGGACAACATTTCCTCAAACAAAACACCTCACATTTTATGAACTAAAAACTTCTTCTGGTAGCCTGGTGCAAAAGGGCCATGCTAGCAGTTGCACTGGGAATTATATCCATCCAGAATCAATGCTCTTTGAAATGAATGGTTATCTTGACTCAGCCTTATACAATAATGACAGCATCAGGCATATCATTCTGTATTCCAACAACTCCCCTTGTAATGAAGCTAACCACTGCTGCATCAGCAAAATGTATAATTTCCTGATTACGTATCCAGGCATCActcttagtatttatttttctcagctcTATCATACTGAGAtggactttcctgcctcagcatggAACCGCGAAGCTCTCCGGAGCCTGGCCAGCTTATGGCCGCGGGTTGTTTTGAGTCCAATAAGTGGTGGGATCTGGCATTCTGTTCTCCACAGCTTTATTAGTGGTGTCTCAGGATCACATGTTTTTCAGCCCATTTTAACTGGGAGAGCACTGGCTGACAGGCACAACGCATATGAAATCAATGCCATAACAGGCATAAAACCTTACTTCACTGATGTTCTTCTCCAGACAAAAAGGAATCCAAACACAAAAGCTCAGGAGGCTTTAGAGAGCTACCGCTTAAACAATGCCTTTCCTGGACAGTCTTTTCAAATGCCGAGTGGACAACTCCAACCCAACCTACCTCCAGACCTCAGGGCTCCTGTTGCTTTTGTGCTAGTGCCTCTCAGGGACTTACCACCAATGCATATGGGCCAAAACCCAAATAAACCCAGGAATATCGTAAGGCACTTAAACATGCCTCAAATGTCATTCCAGGAAACTGAGGACCTTGGAAGGCTTCCCACTGGAAGGTCAGTGGAGATAGTGGAAATCACAGAACGGTTTGCAAGTAGCAAGGAGGCAgatgaaaagaagaagaagaaagggaagaaataa